In Agrococcus jenensis, the genomic window CCCGTGGGCTGGGAGGTGGTGTCGACCGCGTCGTGGCGCCTGGGATCCGGATGCCGCAGCAGCGAGCCGCCGAGGGGCAGCAGCTCGGAAGCGACATCGTGTGGGCGGCTCGCTACTCTTCAGACAAGAATCCTCAGCTCTTCATCCGGACGGTGCACGCGACCGGCGTGCCGGGTGCGATGTACGGATCGGGGCCCCTCGAGGAGGAGCTGCGCGTGGCGGCGTCAGGCAACCCGCGCGTCCCTGGATGGATCGCGAAGGACGAGCTCTGGGACAACGCGCGCGCGTATGTCGGGACGTCCACCAGGGAGGCGTTCGGCCGCAGCGCGGTGGAAGCCGCGCTGCACGGGATCCCGTTGGTGCTCTCCGATCAGTTCGGCTGCGCGGACATGCTGTTCACCGACGTCGGCCTGCGGGAGCGGCACGTGCTCCCGCTGGATGAGCCGGCCGCGTGGGAGGCGGTGGTCCGTCGCCTCTCGGAGGACACCGCGTACGCCGAAGCGGTGGGGCTCCACGTCCAGGAGAACGCGCGAGCGCTCTCCATCGGAGCCGCGGTCGATCGCGTCGCCCGGGCGCTCGACGCCGTCGGCTGATGCGACCTCGGTCGTGTCTCACGGGTTCGACGCCGCGCTCGTAACACGCTGGACACCTCTTCCCGCTACCGTCGATCGCATGCCCTTGCCGAGCCAGCGCGAGGTCGCACACCGCGACCGCTCCAGCTTCCGCGTCCTGACGGTGTGCACCGGCAACATCTGTCGTTCGCCGCAGGCGGCGATGCTGCTCTCGGAGCGCCTCGGCGCCGCGTTCGGGCCCGATGCGACCCGGCAGCTCACGGTCGAGAGCGCGGGGACGCTCGGCTTCGACGGCAGCCCGATGGATGCCGCGGCGCTCGCCGAGGCGCGCCGCCTGGGTGTCGCGCACCCTGAAGCGCATCGCGCTCGACGCATCCAGCCGGCCTACGTCGAGCGGGCGGATCTCATCCTCGGGATGTCGCGCGAGCACCGCGGTGCCGCTGCGAGCCTCCTGCCGAGCGCGAATCGCCGTGCGTTCGCGCTCGTCGAGTTCGCGCGCATCGTGGAGGCGCTCGCGGCGCGCGAGCTCGAGTCGCAGGTCGCGCCGTTGGGAGCGGAGGGGTTCGCCTCGTTCATGCACGGCGTCGTCGAGGCAGCGGGGAGGGCGCGCGGAGTGGTCCCGGCGCTCGCGCGC contains:
- a CDS encoding glycosyltransferase, translated to MCFIAAPLIARSGVYNSAIELVTAAREIGLPWTAALGVSSTAGGASAEVDGVTEFVAEPAGVGGIMRLRGALRATEAYADADLVVSLVPQSDMVLALERRRWIAYVRGLPWPERNEASLAKRTVWRWLERLALRRAEERWVTTEILARGLGGGVDRVVAPGIRMPQQRAAEGQQLGSDIVWAARYSSDKNPQLFIRTVHATGVPGAMYGSGPLEEELRVAASGNPRVPGWIAKDELWDNARAYVGTSTREAFGRSAVEAALHGIPLVLSDQFGCADMLFTDVGLRERHVLPLDEPAAWEAVVRRLSEDTAYAEAVGLHVQENARALSIGAAVDRVARALDAVG
- a CDS encoding low molecular weight phosphatase family protein, which translates into the protein MPLPSQREVAHRDRSSFRVLTVCTGNICRSPQAAMLLSERLGAAFGPDATRQLTVESAGTLGFDGSPMDAAALAEARRLGVAHPEAHRARRIQPAYVERADLILGMSREHRGAAASLLPSANRRAFALVEFARIVEALAARELESQVAPLGAEGFASFMHGVVEAAGRARGVVPALARREDYDIIDPYRLQPSVYRESADVVAAWTVRTVDALVSLSAPTRPSPANHGM